The Thiohalophilus sp. genome has a window encoding:
- the trpE gene encoding anthranilate synthase component I → MNETQFQAYAKQGYNRVPLVREVLADLDTPLSTYLKLADGPYSYLFESVQGGEKWGRYSIIGLPCQTVLRIHGHDIRLYHNGEIIEQEQAGDPLAWIEAFYARYRVLEDDRLPRFNGGLVGYFGYDTIRYIEPRLADCPNDDALELPDILLMVSDEIVVFDNLSGKLYVVLYVDPGQSGAYQQGQTRLDQLIARLQQTPPRPAKTRSLKVHEDDFISGFTQAGFESAVEKAKQYIIDGDVMQVVLSQRLSIPYEAQPLDLYRALRSLNPSPYMFYLDLDDFHIVGSSPEILVRVEDETVTVRPIAGTRPRGKSDEADRALEAELLADPKERAEHLMLIDLGRNDVGRIAETGSVRVTENMAVERYSHVMHIVSNVTGKIKAGMSNMDVLRATFPAGTVSGAPKIRAMEIIDELEPVKRGVYAGAVGYLSWSGNMDTAIAIRTAVIKDKQLHIQAGAGIVHDSIPRNEWDETMNKGRAIFRAVALAEAGLDGAHR, encoded by the coding sequence ATGAACGAGACACAATTTCAGGCGTACGCCAAACAGGGCTATAACCGCGTCCCGCTGGTGCGGGAAGTGCTGGCCGATCTCGACACCCCCTTGAGCACCTATCTCAAGCTGGCCGACGGCCCCTACAGCTATTTGTTCGAATCAGTGCAGGGCGGCGAGAAATGGGGCCGCTATTCCATTATCGGCCTGCCCTGCCAGACGGTTCTGCGCATTCACGGCCACGATATTCGTCTCTACCACAACGGCGAGATTATCGAACAGGAACAGGCCGGCGATCCGCTGGCCTGGATCGAAGCCTTTTATGCTCGCTACCGGGTCCTCGAGGACGACCGCTTGCCGCGCTTCAACGGGGGCCTGGTCGGTTACTTCGGCTACGATACGATTCGCTACATCGAGCCGCGGCTGGCAGACTGTCCCAACGACGACGCGCTGGAACTGCCGGATATCCTGCTGATGGTCTCCGACGAGATCGTGGTGTTCGATAATCTCTCCGGCAAGCTCTATGTCGTGCTGTATGTCGATCCAGGTCAGAGCGGGGCCTATCAACAGGGACAAACGCGGCTGGATCAGTTGATCGCCCGCTTGCAGCAAACGCCGCCCCGGCCTGCCAAAACCCGTTCGCTCAAGGTCCATGAAGACGATTTTATCTCCGGCTTCACCCAGGCGGGCTTCGAGTCGGCGGTGGAAAAGGCCAAGCAGTACATTATCGACGGCGATGTGATGCAGGTCGTCCTGTCGCAGCGCCTGTCGATTCCCTACGAGGCGCAGCCACTGGATCTGTATCGCGCCCTGCGCAGCCTCAACCCCTCGCCCTATATGTTCTATCTGGATCTGGACGATTTTCACATCGTCGGCTCCTCGCCGGAGATCCTGGTGCGGGTGGAAGACGAGACCGTCACCGTGCGCCCGATTGCCGGCACCCGCCCGCGCGGCAAGAGCGACGAGGCGGATCGGGCCCTGGAAGCCGAGCTGCTGGCCGATCCCAAGGAGCGGGCCGAACACCTGATGCTGATCGATCTGGGGCGCAACGATGTCGGCCGCATTGCCGAGACCGGCAGCGTCAGGGTGACCGAAAACATGGCCGTGGAGCGGTATTCGCACGTCATGCACATCGTCTCCAACGTCACCGGCAAGATCAAAGCCGGCATGTCCAACATGGACGTGCTGCGCGCCACCTTCCCGGCCGGTACCGTCTCCGGCGCGCCCAAGATCCGCGCCATGGAGATCATCGACGAGCTCGAACCGGTCAAGCGCGGCGTCTACGCCGGCGCGGTGGGCTATCTGTCCTGGTCCGGCAACATGGACACCGCCATCGCCATCCGCACCGCCGTGATCAAGGACAAACAACTGCATATCCAGGCCGGCGCCGGCATCGTCCACGACTCCATCCCGCGCAACGAATGGGACGAAACCATGAACAAAGGCCGCGCCATCTTTCGCGCCGTCGCCCTCGCCGAAGCCGGCCTGGACGGGGCACATAGATAG
- the rpe gene encoding ribulose-phosphate 3-epimerase — protein MADYQIAPSILSADFARLGEEVDNVLKAGADIVHFDVMDNHYVPNLTIGPLVCEALRKHGVTAPIDVHLMVKPVDRIIPDFAEAGATYITFHPEASDHIDRSLQLVRESGCKSGLVFNPATPLDYLKHVMDKVDMVLLMSVNPGFGGQSFIPATLDKLREARKLIDESGYDIQLEVDGGVKADNIREIAAAGADTFVSGSAIFGKGQDSDPNRYDSIIKQMREELAKAG, from the coding sequence ATGGCCGATTATCAAATTGCCCCGTCCATCCTGTCCGCGGATTTTGCCCGCCTGGGCGAGGAAGTGGACAACGTACTGAAAGCCGGTGCAGACATTGTCCATTTTGATGTCATGGACAACCATTACGTGCCCAACCTGACCATCGGCCCGCTGGTTTGCGAAGCCCTGCGCAAGCATGGTGTGACCGCGCCCATTGACGTGCATCTGATGGTCAAGCCGGTGGATCGGATTATTCCCGACTTCGCCGAAGCCGGCGCCACCTACATTACCTTCCATCCGGAAGCCTCCGATCATATCGATCGTTCCCTGCAGCTGGTGCGCGAAAGCGGCTGTAAATCCGGTCTGGTATTCAACCCGGCCACGCCGCTGGATTATCTCAAGCATGTCATGGACAAGGTCGACATGGTCCTGCTGATGTCGGTCAACCCCGGCTTTGGCGGCCAGTCCTTCATCCCGGCCACCCTCGACAAGCTGCGTGAAGCACGCAAACTGATCGACGAATCCGGTTATGACATCCAGCTGGAAGTCGATGGCGGCGTCAAGGCCGACAATATCCGCGAAATCGCGGCAGCGGGCGCGGATACCTTTGTCTCCGGCTCGGCAATTTTCGGCAAGGGCCAGGATTCCGATCCCAACCGCTATGATTCCATCATCAAACAAATGCGGGAAGAACTGGCCAAGGCCGGTTAA
- a CDS encoding phosphoglycolate phosphatase translates to MLKKPEMVLIDVDGTLVDSVPDLAYCADEMMKQLGMPEHGEPKVRHWVGNGVERLVRRALIGRLDGEPDEALFDKAYPIYLELYAENTSKRSKAYPGVKEGLEYLKQAGYRLGCVTNKAEQFTVPLLKTLGLYDYFEIVVSGDTLPKKKPDPLPLLHVADFFGVKPEKALMIGDSVSDVTAARAAGFQIVCMSYGYNHGVDIREANPDAVIDSMAELPDLLKQAARGAA, encoded by the coding sequence ATGTTGAAGAAGCCGGAAATGGTACTGATTGATGTGGACGGCACGCTGGTGGACAGTGTGCCGGATCTTGCATATTGCGCGGACGAGATGATGAAACAGCTCGGCATGCCGGAACATGGCGAGCCGAAGGTGCGCCATTGGGTCGGTAACGGCGTCGAGCGTCTGGTGCGTCGCGCGTTGATTGGCCGGCTCGACGGCGAGCCGGACGAGGCACTGTTCGACAAAGCCTATCCGATCTATCTGGAACTGTATGCCGAAAATACCAGCAAGCGCAGCAAGGCGTATCCGGGCGTCAAGGAGGGGCTGGAGTATCTCAAGCAGGCCGGTTACCGGCTGGGTTGTGTGACCAACAAGGCGGAGCAGTTCACTGTGCCGCTGCTCAAGACGCTTGGTCTGTACGATTATTTCGAGATCGTGGTCAGCGGTGACACCCTGCCGAAGAAAAAGCCCGACCCCCTGCCGCTGTTGCATGTGGCGGACTTTTTCGGGGTCAAACCGGAAAAGGCACTGATGATCGGCGATTCGGTCAGCGACGTCACCGCCGCGCGGGCCGCCGGTTTCCAGATTGTCTGCATGAGCTATGGCTACAACCATGGCGTGGATATCCGCGAGGCCAACCCCGACGCGGTGATCGACTCCATGGCCGAACTGCCCGATTTACTCAAACAGGCGGCGCGTGGCGCGGCCTGA